GTAGAAAATATATCAAGTGAAGAGGGGATGATAGTGCCATGGTGTTCACAAATGGAGGTACTCTGTCACAGGTCAATAGGGTGTTTTCTCACACACTGTGGGTGGAATTCAACACTGGAGAGTATTGTTGCTGGGGTTCCAATTGTGGGATGTCCACATTTATCTGATCAGACAACGAATGCAAAGTTGATCGAGGAAGTTTGGGGTATTGGGGTGAGAGCAAAAGCTAATGAAGAAGGTGTGGTGGAAAGAGCAGAGATCAGGAGGTGCTTGGATATTGTGATGGGAGGTGATGAACGAGGGGAAGAAATAAGAAGAAATTCTGCTAAATGGAGCTGTATGGCGATTGAGGCTGTGAAGGAAAATGGATCTTCACATAACAATTTCAGAAACTTCTTGCAGAATTTGGAGTGAGACTGATACTAATTTCTTGTAAAAGGGCTGTGTTTGAGTTTCAGTCCATCAAAATCATAGGTTTTTGTAATCATGTATTGATGATTGAATAAATTACAATACCTATTTAATTGTTGAAAacacctttaaaaaaaaaaaaaaaaaaaaagctgcttGGGACCGCATACAGCTTTAAATGTGGATTTCCttctttcaaccaaaaaaaaaaaaaagaagcttgaCTTTTTGACAATTGCAATGGCCTCCCTTTGACTCAGTCTTTTCCGTGTTTCGAAGTGCTACGTAAGCACAGACGTTTCTTCGCCATAGTGGCTTAACAATAATGTAAACGTGCACTAATAGGGGTTATGAAGATTGAGTTGCAAAATGAATTAACATATTCAATATTTGAATTGAGCTTAATTTGCTAACATGTTCTTCGAATTTGGTTCGTCAATGATAAATCAAGCGAAACATGCATGAGAAATATATAATGCTTGTTAAAGTaccaaaattgacaaaaatctGAGGTCAATAAAATGGCATCAAACTTTAGttttatatgaaaaaatttCAAGCTACAAGAGTCCCGATATAACAATAATTTGTTTAAATCCGACTCAACAAATGAATAACTCAAGATTAAAGACAATTTCAAACTCGTCAAAGAAGTATCGAAGTGTAAATAGTAAATATTTGGCTTAATTAGGATCGTTTTCACCAATTTAAGGAGTAATAAAGAAGAGTGTAAAGTTCAAATGGTCGAAGTAAAATTACATAATCAGCGGCATTgtaggataaaattgaaattgtcaaaaaaaaaagtcggaCTAAGAGAGCATCAGGGCAATTTTCAACAAATAAATATTGATGAGTGCAAAATAAAACAAGGATAAACAAACAGAAGTTGCCCTATTAAATATATTCCCTCCATAGCACTATGatggttttgatttttttttcacacaatttaaaaaaaattagttaactTTATTGAAAGAGTAAATCTAGTCCAATGTCTTCCTAAAATATCGTTACATTAATATTATTAGTATACTTTACATTAATTGCAACAACAGTATTGATGAAAAGTCACACCATTCAAGACATATATCAAAACAATTAATGAATAAGGTAAGTTAATTTCACTGATAATGAAGCACAATAAATAAGGATATTCTAGAGAAGTTAAAATTAACTATATTCTTTAATTGAAAAGTGAACTGCTCCCTCtatcccattttgatagttctagtttttctttcacacagtttaagaaaaaagtggttaactttgttggaaaaataaatttaggttgctatttttctaaaatacccttatattaaatagagtacaactttatattaattattcatgaaaacttgaattgatggtttataGGAATTTGAATTAATGGTCAAGAAATAATCTACATTAAATAGGGTAATTTATACTAATAACAACCTATATTGAATAAAGGTATTTTAGATAAATTAAAAGAtaactatatttttcaattggaTGGTGGATTATAATTTGGGAtagacgaaaaagaaaaacaggactatcaaattGCGACGGAGGGGTTATAATTTGAGatggatgaaaatgaaaaataaaactgtCAAAGGATGGAGGAAGCAATAAATATGCTTGTCAAAATGGATCTTCACACATTTCGGAACTTTCTTACAAGACTTGGACTGAACATGTTAACTTTGAGTGGCCAATCAACGTACGCAAGCATTTGACGGTTTTGTCTTTTTTATCTTTGGGAAGAAACTAGATTGATATCGAAATAAATAATGACCATTCAACATCACATAATTGTTTGCTTCAGTGTTTAGTTGGTTGGTatataatactccctccgtcccgttttgttagtcttgatttttttttacacagattaagaaagtgtaattaatttggttggaaacataaatttagattaataatttcctaaaatacccttatgctaatcacgaagagtggcaattaatatcagttacagctaatgggttagtattggaaaagctcaatgtattcaatataatgggttagtatttaataacaatgtattaataacaagatatttaataaggatattttagataatttgaaagattactatatttcttaatgggaaagtggactacaatttgggacagacgaaaaagaaaaacaagactatcaaagtgggacggagggagtagcaCTTTTCCACATTAAATACCTTCTTGGCCCCTTTTATGTACATGCTATATGTTCCAGTCATGCATTGGGGAAATTTTGGATTATGGAGTAAAGCGGCAATTCATTGGGGCAGCAGCAGAATCAAGTGAATGAAGCCAAGGCACATATAAGTTCCAATTAAGAATTTACTTGACTTCCAAAAACAACtcacaaatttaagcacaaaagtCATTAAGACACACAAAAGTCATTTAACAGAAGTTCGAATATAAGTTTGCTTCATCCCCAAGAGTCATTAACCACTAGTGCTATTGGTACACTCTACGTGTGTGTgcttattataaaaatatataattaattattctttttttacaTTAAGTTATTATCTGTAAAATCATCATGTTAGagtatgtatatatttttgtttttagaaaTCTATAAATACTATTCTTTTTTATATAGGAAGctattatatttaaaatcatGGCAGAGAAAAAGACAGGAGGTGAGGAGTTGTACTTAAGAGTTAAATCATGATAGAAAAAAGGAGAAATTTGAGTAGtttgaaaacaaattttaaaGGGTATTTTTGGTATAACATTAAGTATCACGAATTGTTTATACCAAAAAAGGAACCTCTCCCATTGTATATAAGTATACCTGGCAATTGGGCTGGTTTGGCGGATTTTGGACAGATTGatattggattttttttaaatgggtTACACCTAACCCGTCCAACTTGAGATTGGGTTATATTGGGTCATCTTAAACTCATGacccaatatattaattaatatattttgaTACGTAAACTCTCTCAAATACATTTTCACATATAAAAAAACATTTTCAcacacataaacacattttcacataGATAGACATATTTTCACACACTAAAAAACTCACAaacacaaacacacactcacTTCTTAAACTCTTTTGAAATACGCTATTTTTACACATACAAACACATTACAATACACACTAATATACTTTCacaaatacacacacatactaacTATTTAAACTACTTGGATGACCTCACTATTTtttatataagtaaggattttcAAACTGGGTATAGCTTTGGTCCAAACTAAGAGACCAAAACAACAATTTTGGTCCAAGTTGGATATAGCATGAAAAATGGCATGCCAATATACAATTTTCCAAGTCTTGTTACTTGATTTAGCATTAGCTATTCCGGACATAATTCTAGTCTCATAAAAGTTCCAATCACGCTTTAAAAAAAGTTATAAACTAAAATTTTGACCCGAAAAATAAACACGAAAGAAACTAATAGATACATTCACagaacaagaaacaaaatataATATTCGACTAGTTGTATTGTCAAACTCAAAAAGTTCTCATCCTCTCAGAGCTAATAGGCTCAATGCTTTCAAAGGACTTGCAGACATCTCTTGCCCTTGCCTTCAAAGAAATCTGCCAAATTCATGAACCCAATGTTAGAAGAAATGTTGTTATAAACCAGTAAATGGTTCCGCAGATTCCTGATGCACAAGGGTTGAGTAAAAGAACTAAAATTCTACTGGTGCTTGTGTTGCAAGGTTTTTTAGCTAATCAGGTCTGGCTTCAATATAGTCTAGAATGCATATTAGGATGCCACCATGATAATTAAAGCAGTACGCCTGAAaaaatgtatataaaaaaaaaaaactaatttctAATATGATATGTATGATGTCTGCAATTATTACACTTCGCAAATTGCAAATACTACTCTGCTAATATGTACATCTAAACTGCATAAAGCCCCGAGGCTTCAGCTACAGTTGATTGTGCCGGTTTCGATGTGATTCCGCAGCTCGTTTCGTCCTTTTTTGCCCTTTGCCAAGTTCCCTGCAGCCGCTTTGGCTGCTGTTGCgcttttcctcatttttgtttttgttgcctTATTTCGATTGTGCCCTTTTCTCTTGGTTCctttgtaattttgcaatcgattttgtccttttgtttcttctatcttCCACCGCTGCAATTGTTATCTTCGATCGTTTTCTTTGTGTGcgtttttatcatttaaaaatgtTTCTTCTATCTTGTACTCCTGCAATTGCTATCTTCCGCCATTTTCTTTGTGtgcatttttttgtgatttaaaaaaggatccatttttatgtttataatttttcctgctcttttatatttattcgcttatttattaactttctttaaaatataattttctctactcttttatatttattaactttctccaaaatgcatatattaacaaaaatattgattttctaaaaaaatatgcaaatcaATACAAATTCTGTGTGCATCTAATATAAACAGAACAATACAAATTCTATGTGTATCTAATCAATATGAATCAATTATGCTGCTTTGTATTAacacaaataaatgaaaatcatatgTATATCTAATATATACGAATGAACAAAAATCTTGTGTGTATCTAACACATATAAATCAATTGTGCCACTTCGAATTAACATATAATGAGTGTTATTCAGGTCAGATAATCATAATTTAAATTTTCCTTATACATGAGTCAATGTGCTATTGGTTGATTTGGAGTAAGAGTTGTTTAAtcagtaaataaatatttattcatgTATGCTGTTGAATCAagtattattaatttttcataTCAGTAAACCAACGGACTATTCAAAATTGTGTTATTTTTAAATTGTCGAATcttattaattttgaaaaagttAATGCAAGTATTATTGCTTCCAATGACATTTATTTACAAATGAATCGATCCAATatttattgatttgaaaaacGATTATTCAATCGATAAATACAAATATATGATCTCTCAATTTATAATATCGAATTGTTAGAAAGCCTTAGTTTATATATGTTATATTTGCAATTTTATATTCTCCactatatttcttttctttgactGTCCCTTACATCTAATTCTTCAACTATCCAATCTTCATTTAATGTGCCCACGTGCCTATTTACTATTTAGATTACTTTATGGCCACGTGTTATTCCATCAGTTACATTGTCActatttttcttcattcttttcaCATCAGCTCATTTCACCATCCAATCTACATTAAATATaggattaattacatttacctcccctgaagtttgatcatattaccaatcaatctttataatttgtccaaataacggtcccactttttgaatgatcaaacatttaacaaaaacccccttaataccgaaaatgcccttattgaggccatgttgcattaaaaaagaacatatttttattttatgaatTATGAAGCAAtccataaaaatagaaaaaagtttttgcttattattttataaaaaccatatctttgcttccataaatagttttgaatcaataattattttaaatcttaaaaatgaatattaaaaattagataaattgaaagaaaaataaaaaagaagcaattattttaaatcctcaagTATGGTTCGAATTTGTAGTTCAAGACATGTTACGGAAAGCACAAGGTATGTTTTTCTCAATTTGAACCATACttcaggaattaaaataatttcttctttttttatttttctttcaatttatctaatttttaatatttatttttaagatttaaaataattattgattcaaaactatttatggaagcaaagatatggtttttataaaataataagcaaaaacttttttctattttttggattgcttcaaggttaataaaataaaaatatgttctttttttaatgcaacatggcctcaataagggcattttcggcattaaaggggtttttgttaaatatttaataattcaaaGGATGAGACCGTTATTTGAGCAAATTATAGagattgattggtaatatgatcaaacctcaggagaggtaaatgtaattaacccttaaatATACCCACATGTTTGCTTGGTGCATAGATCATGTTATCACCATTTATCATCCTTAATTTTAATGCTCCCACCTTCCTGTCCGTTGGATCCCTACTCCCAATAAGTACCTCCTTTTATTAGctataattattttacttatttcccTCCACTTCGGCTCCTACCTgagctttttctttcttatacTGGACCTCAATCTCACTGTTGTCTTTTGTTATTCTACTGCATCTTCCCTATTGAAGCTTCTGCCTGGTAAATTATTCCTTATTTCTTAGTTTCAATCATCACAATGTTTCTTTCCATTTTATAGTATTTTAGTTTTAGCTGCATCATTTATCTATCTATTAATTCAATGCTTTTGTTGCATTAATTCTTTGCTTTGTCTATTTTCCTTGCCATCCTGCCATCAGACATGCCATATTGCACATTCGTTATAGCCACACAAATAGCAGCACCAGCAAGGCCAAAAAAAATCTCACCCCACGTACTAAAAAAGTTGTGGCGGAGAGGAGAACCCTTTCCTTCCTTCACTAGCTGCGATAACATCTTCCGGCATGCATAGTAGTGGCAGGACCAACACAAGGAATCCACTGCTGCTACTGCTTGGACTTTAATTATGAGCCTAAGGTTGACTCATGCATCTATACCACCGGCAAAGGCAGGTAAGGGTTCTGTACTTTAATTTTACTTGCGCGCGCGcgcacaatatatatatatatacacacacacaaatatAAACCGTTTGAAAAAAGTTTTTTACCCCACAAATTAAGCATCTTACCTGCCTTTGCCGGTGGTATATATGCGTGAGTCAACCTTAGGCTCATAATTAAAGTCCAAGCAGTAGCAGTGGATTCCTTGTGTTGGTCCTACCAGCACCATGCATGTCGGAAGATGTTATTGCAGCTAGTGAAGGAAGGAAAGGGTTCTCCTCTCCGCCTCAACTTTTTGCGTACTACGAGGGGTGAGATTTTTTTTGGCCTTGCTGGTGCTGCTACTTGTGTGGAATGTGGAGGATAGGGTACTAAACTACTAAACTCTTCAATCGTTATATAATATAAGTATAGATTATGTACTCAGAAGAAAAACAATTGAGCATCAACCATGGACATCAAGCACCAGCACTTTCTCGTCACTGCCATACCAGCCCAAGGCCATATCAACCCTACTCTTCAGCTAGCCAAAAACTTAGCAAGAGCTGGTGCACAAGTCACCTTTGCCACCACGGTTTATGGCCTTAGCCGCATTAAAAACCGTCCAGCCTCTAATGGCCTCTCCTTTGCATCCTTTTCCGATGGCTATGATGATGAAAAATCTATGAAAAACCGCGACTTCGCGTGCTTTTTATCAGATGTTAAGTGTTTCGGTTCTAAAGACCTTACCAAGTTGATCCAAGCCTCATCAAACGAGGGCCGACCGGTGACCTTTGCAATCTACACTATTTTGCTGCCTTGGGTGGCAGAATTGGCGAGTGAGATGAATGTTCCTTCGGCTTTTTTAGTTATCCAGTGTGCCACCTCGTTTGCCTTATATCACAGGTACTTCAATAGCCATGATGGAATTTATGATGGAGTTCGTGAAGTTGATTACTCTTCAATTTCCATAAAATTGCCTGACCTTTCCTTGTTTCAAAAGGAGGATTTGCCGACCTTTTTCTTTCCGAATGATCCATTATTTCCTTCTGTAGTTCCTTCTTTTCACGAACATATTAAGATCTTAGAACAAGAGTCTACAGCTTGTGTACTGGTCAATACTTTTAACGAGTTAGAAGAAGCATCAATCAAAGCTGTTGATGGAATGAATTTGATCCCAATTGGACCTTTGATTCCATCAGCCTTTTGTGATGGCTACGATTCAT
This region of Coffea arabica cultivar ET-39 chromosome 3c, Coffea Arabica ET-39 HiFi, whole genome shotgun sequence genomic DNA includes:
- the LOC113734534 gene encoding UDP-glycosyltransferase 75C1-like; its protein translation is MDIKHQHFLVTAIPAQGHINPTLQLAKNLARAGAQVTFATTVYGLSRIKNRPASNGLSFASFSDGYDDEKSMKNRDFACFLSDVKCFGSKDLTKLIQASSNEGRPVTFAIYTILLPWVAELASEMNVPSAFLVIQCATSFALYHRYFNSHDGIYDGVREVDYSSISIKLPDLSLFQKEDLPTFFFPNDPLFPSVVPSFHEHIKILEQESTACVLVNTFNELEEASIKAVDGMNLIPIGPLIPSAFCDGYDSSDKSVGGNLFDIPENDYLQWLDSKPESSVVYASFGSLLSLKKEEKMEILHGLKEAGRSYLLVLRADNEQEEEVKAVVENISSEEGMIVPWCSQMEVLCHRSIGCFLTHCGWNSTLESIVAGVPIVGCPHFSDQTTNAKMIEEVWGIGVRAKANEEGVVERAEIRRCLDIVMGGDERGEEIRRNSAKWSCMAIEAVKENGTSHNNFRNFLQNLE